A stretch of Lysobacter sp. K5869 DNA encodes these proteins:
- the scpB gene encoding SMC-Scp complex subunit ScpB, with protein MDPLLITRIVEAALLAANQPLSLAQLHALFPEDQPAPPDSVETALQTLREGCAGRGVELVEVASGFRFQVQADVHAWVARLWTERQTRYTRATLETLALIAYRQPITRGEIEQVRGVAVSSNIIKALEEREWIRVVGHRDVPGKPALFGTTKAFLDYFGLKRLDDLPPLSELKDIGELEPQLPLDGAPIPAGVNADGDGDAAAADGAEAAANDEAGADANSDAEADAAAGDEAEADADAETGDAAAAPAPDSQADGDDSAAEAAPESQTADAPAAPADEDPEHTVLSDDPEAAPGERAADANDHEQDQHAVETTTVPELEAESEDDRPEQQK; from the coding sequence ATGGACCCACTGCTCATCACCCGCATCGTCGAAGCCGCCTTGCTCGCGGCCAACCAGCCGCTGTCGCTGGCGCAGTTGCACGCGCTGTTCCCGGAGGACCAGCCGGCGCCGCCGGACAGCGTGGAAACCGCGCTGCAGACCCTGCGCGAGGGTTGCGCCGGGCGCGGCGTGGAGCTGGTCGAGGTCGCCTCCGGCTTCCGCTTTCAGGTCCAGGCCGACGTGCACGCCTGGGTCGCGCGGCTGTGGACCGAGCGCCAGACCCGCTACACCCGCGCCACCCTGGAAACCCTGGCGCTGATCGCCTACCGCCAGCCGATCACCCGCGGCGAGATCGAGCAGGTCCGCGGCGTGGCGGTCAGCAGCAACATCATCAAGGCGTTGGAAGAGCGCGAGTGGATCCGCGTGGTCGGCCACCGCGACGTGCCCGGTAAGCCGGCCCTGTTCGGCACCACCAAGGCCTTCCTCGATTACTTCGGCCTCAAGCGCCTGGACGACCTGCCGCCGCTGTCGGAGCTCAAGGACATCGGCGAGCTGGAACCGCAGCTGCCGCTGGACGGCGCGCCGATCCCGGCCGGCGTGAACGCCGACGGCGACGGCGATGCCGCGGCCGCCGACGGCGCCGAAGCGGCGGCCAACGACGAAGCCGGCGCGGACGCGAACAGCGACGCCGAAGCCGATGCGGCCGCCGGCGACGAGGCCGAAGCGGACGCGGACGCCGAAACCGGCGACGCGGCCGCAGCGCCCGCCCCCGACTCCCAGGCCGACGGCGACGACTCCGCCGCCGAGGCCGCCCCCGAATCCCAAACCGCCGACGCGCCTGCCGCGCCGGCGGACGAAGACCCCGAACACACCGTCCTGTCGGACGACCCCGAAGCCGCGCCGGGCGAGCGCGCGGCGGACGCGAACGATCACGAGCAAGACCAACACGCCGTCGAGACGACGACCGTTCCGGAACTTGAGGCCGAGTCCGAAGACGAC